In Fusarium poae strain DAOMC 252244 chromosome Unknown contig_1, whole genome shotgun sequence, the following are encoded in one genomic region:
- a CDS encoding uncharacterized protein (BUSCO:40039at5125), which produces METYRGYVQTPADAIRLLEACRLGVLPRLQRRLSGKERQSIRSGSVFVWDERETGMRRWTDGKSWSASRIAGGFLIYRELKAKRGGFFSTNRRGADKTADSDRGCDGYQDYGESGRQRYKADGLVKQSFSITTSCGNHFHLISYYSWLQHGQSGLQRPTNDPELRNIVPPKHIYTKSSMDKFNTTPALTREPMQQPPYVAPQPRQQPHAVDGQPGYSRTPSPAATPPYTRRVSHYPPTALQQYPPHVSYPDLPLPNYANTAVYEQPGLLSVLPAKPYTENASQHYSHPTLPGTHERSRDQHLKSVGQSAVGDAPSSTSHTYQVALPSPGALANGPTGASLAAIGTPSGRTVSVGPPGNSHFYVSRPSALDAVLHHTPTAGESGSAKPGNVTSSPRASGASVLETGGSSEDAKALKLLDRRFCI; this is translated from the coding sequence ATGGAAACGTATCGTGGTTATGTACAAACACCAGCCGATGCCATTCGACTTTTGGAAGCCTGCCGATTAGGCGTTTTGCCCCGTTTGCAACGACGACTTTCGGGAAAAGAGCGGCAATCGATTCGATCTGGTTCTGTTTTTGTCTGGGATGAGCGGGAAACTGGTATGAGAAGATGGACTGATGGCAAGTCATGGAGTGCCAGTCGGATTGCAGGAGGCTTCCTCATATACCGTGAACTGAAAGCCAAGCGAGGCGGATTCTTCTCTACTAATCGAAGAGGTGCGGATAAAACTGCAGACTCCGATCGCGGTTGTGATGGGTACCAGGACTATGGAGAGTCTGGGAGGCAACGATACAAGGCAGACGGTCTTGTGAAGCAGTCGTTCAGCATCACCACCTCCTGTGGCAACCACTTTCACCTCATCTCGTACTACTCCTGGCTTCAGCATGGCCAATCTGGTCTTCAGCGACCGACAAACGACCCTGAATTGCGAAACATCGTTCCCCCCAAACACATTTACACCAAGTCCAGTATGGACAAGTTCAACACCACACCCGCTCTCACTCGCGAGCCGATGCAGCAGCCTCCTTACGTCGCTCCTCAGCCTCGTCAACAACCTCATGCTGTCGACGGTCAGCCTGGATATAGCCGGACTCCTTCTCCTGCAGCTACTCCTCCTTACACGCGTCGCGTCTCCCACTACCCTCCCACTGCTCTCCAACAATACCCGCCACATGTCAGCTATCCAGACCTGCCTCTCCCAAACTACGCCAACACAGCTGTTTACGAACAGCCTGGGCTTCTTTCTGTCCTGCCGGCCAAACCTTACACAGAAAACGCTTCACAGCACTACTCGCATCCTACTCTTCCCGGAACGCACGAACGCTCTCGCGACCAGCATCTTAAGTCAGTCGGCCAGAGCGCCGTAGGTGATGCTCCATCGAGTACTTCCCACACTTACCAAGTAGCACTACCAAGTCCCGGCGCTTTGGCCAACGGTCCTACCGGTGCTTCCTTGGCGGCAATTGGCACACCTTCTGGTAGAACCGTGAGTGTTGGGCCCCCCGGAAACTCTCACTTCTATGTATCGCGACCGTCTGCCCTTGATGCTGTGCTGCACCACACCCCCACTGCTGGCGAGAGTGGCAGCGCCAAGCCTGGCAACGTTACGAGCAGTCCTCGGGCGTCCGGTGCAAGCGTACTGGAGACGGGTGGTTCTAGCGAGGACGCGAAAGCGTTGAAGTTGTTGGACCGCAGGTTTTGTATCTGA